A single window of Inediibacterium massiliense DNA harbors:
- a CDS encoding PQQ-binding-like beta-propeller repeat protein — MRKTVKKLLIYTMILCMIVGVYTPFSFAQENEGITFEWERTFHTGYFDDLRYDEIPSIHKDGSVYVNVTSGYLFSVAPDRTMDWKINLFQRGEADKIGGVSPVFDEKGNAYIASGDKKVYCISKNGNIIWTYLMKDEVAIGTSTVLKGDTIYAVTLGGTLYAIDKNTGKKQWDAPIKQNWSCNTPVVASDGTIFVGSTKKINAIHKDGSLKWHIRLDDETIYHGSWSGTNEKRMAVGEDDNLYVITFKGNNHYKLHKFSGENGKDLWNIDIYKGASAPAVYKDTVYYKTQDNVLHAVDTKSGKEKWIYTAEGEEYEIGRGDTRPPAIGVEGTIYVPMGKNIYAINPDGTKKAQSKGGEYFIHTLSKPGLNGEIYGGGEEGRLLKFVDHTIEQIPKDIHIKDDDFAMIKGGEYILSIDLKDTYNRPMSLNHLEYESNNEEVIKVENGKVEALKEGKATIKVFDADHDLSDAVNIEVLKDSSQVKIEVSPKNAKVIEGRNIFLIASINTKSGMKIKGEKLEWISRTLPIVNVDEGRVEAIQPGEGIIRVRLKNYPQLTEEAKITVKNVEVQKATDRDIKNAIIKTIGYYNRKETYDDWEMFAINAAGTQNEQMKRSLQELENKIKEKGVGSFMTDYERTTIAILSGGGDPTNLGGINLIDKIVNWPNLSQGINAPIWGLIALDAANGEIPAGSIHTRDSLIDYILTHMSGEGWAFGGGSVADPDMTGMALYALAPYKERPDVKLAGQRAIKWLSENQLETGEFGSWGTECSESISQVIMGLTAWGIDPQSPEFTKKKGNAVTALLNYQVENGMFKHTDIADPNFGTPQGLQALAALNEYMEKGYSTIFYKIDTAKEANVEVESIEIAPKSIEIENGKSIYLTVKNQDGAYISKDQILWSVSDPSIAEVEDGKLITKKEGTVNVKAVFKDQKEINAIAEVVVVKQDFEVDQIDVQKNEDKAIFSFDIKNISDKRKEAVCIIGLYDKNTQKIIYQSFVSKGLVPNEKHTVQTSFVIPKDGEYEIKAMIWNDWLKGRALVEAIVKEIK, encoded by the coding sequence ATGAGAAAAACTGTGAAAAAATTACTCATATACACCATGATTCTTTGTATGATAGTTGGTGTTTATACTCCTTTTTCCTTTGCACAAGAAAATGAAGGAATTACCTTTGAATGGGAGAGAACTTTTCATACAGGATATTTTGATGACTTAAGATATGATGAAATTCCTTCCATCCATAAAGATGGAAGTGTATATGTAAATGTAACAAGTGGTTATTTATTTTCAGTAGCACCTGATCGAACTATGGATTGGAAGATAAATTTGTTTCAAAGAGGGGAAGCAGACAAAATAGGAGGAGTAAGCCCTGTATTTGATGAAAAAGGAAATGCATATATAGCATCAGGAGATAAAAAAGTATATTGCATCTCAAAAAATGGAAATATCATTTGGACATATCTTATGAAGGATGAGGTAGCAATAGGAACCTCTACTGTATTAAAAGGAGATACTATCTATGCAGTGACTTTGGGAGGTACATTATATGCCATTGACAAAAATACTGGAAAAAAACAATGGGATGCTCCGATCAAGCAAAATTGGAGCTGCAACACTCCAGTTGTAGCTTCAGATGGAACTATATTTGTAGGAAGCACAAAAAAGATTAATGCTATTCATAAAGATGGAAGTCTAAAGTGGCATATCCGCTTAGATGATGAAACCATTTATCATGGAAGCTGGAGTGGAACTAATGAAAAGAGAATGGCTGTAGGAGAAGATGACAATTTATATGTCATCACATTTAAAGGAAACAATCATTATAAACTTCATAAATTTTCTGGAGAAAATGGAAAAGATTTATGGAATATAGATATTTATAAAGGAGCAAGTGCTCCTGCTGTATATAAAGATACAGTTTATTATAAAACACAGGACAATGTACTTCATGCAGTAGATACAAAATCTGGAAAAGAAAAATGGATATATACAGCTGAGGGAGAAGAGTATGAAATAGGAAGAGGTGATACACGTCCTCCTGCTATAGGAGTAGAGGGTACAATTTATGTTCCTATGGGAAAAAATATATATGCAATCAATCCAGATGGAACAAAAAAGGCTCAAAGTAAAGGGGGAGAATATTTTATACATACCCTTTCAAAGCCTGGATTAAATGGAGAAATCTATGGAGGAGGAGAAGAGGGAAGACTTCTCAAATTTGTAGATCATACTATTGAGCAAATACCAAAGGATATCCATATCAAAGATGATGATTTTGCCATGATCAAGGGAGGAGAATATATTCTTTCTATTGATTTAAAAGATACATACAATCGTCCTATGAGTTTGAATCATCTGGAATATGAAAGCAATAATGAAGAAGTCATAAAGGTAGAAAACGGAAAAGTAGAAGCACTAAAGGAAGGAAAAGCGACCATAAAGGTTTTTGATGCAGATCATGATCTATCAGATGCGGTAAATATAGAGGTACTAAAAGATAGTAGTCAAGTAAAAATTGAAGTTTCTCCTAAAAATGCGAAGGTCATAGAAGGAAGGAATATTTTCCTTATAGCAAGTATCAATACCAAAAGTGGAATGAAAATAAAAGGAGAAAAATTAGAATGGATAAGTAGAACTCTACCTATTGTCAATGTAGATGAAGGAAGGGTAGAGGCAATTCAACCAGGAGAAGGGATCATAAGAGTTAGATTAAAAAATTATCCTCAATTGACAGAAGAAGCAAAAATTACTGTAAAAAATGTAGAAGTTCAAAAGGCAACAGATAGAGATATAAAAAATGCCATCATAAAAACCATAGGCTATTATAATAGAAAAGAAACCTATGATGATTGGGAAATGTTTGCTATCAATGCAGCAGGTACACAAAATGAACAAATGAAAAGATCTCTTCAAGAATTAGAAAATAAAATAAAAGAAAAGGGAGTAGGCTCTTTTATGACAGATTATGAGCGTACAACTATAGCTATACTATCAGGAGGAGGAGATCCTACTAATCTTGGAGGAATCAATTTAATAGACAAAATAGTAAATTGGCCAAATTTGAGTCAAGGAATCAATGCACCTATTTGGGGACTCATTGCATTAGATGCTGCCAATGGAGAAATACCAGCAGGATCTATTCATACAAGGGATTCTTTGATTGATTATATTCTAACTCATATGAGTGGAGAAGGATGGGCATTTGGAGGAGGAAGTGTAGCAGATCCAGATATGACAGGGATGGCTCTATATGCACTAGCTCCTTATAAAGAGAGACCAGATGTAAAATTAGCAGGACAAAGAGCAATCAAATGGTTAAGTGAAAATCAATTAGAAACAGGAGAATTTGGTTCTTGGGGAACTGAATGTTCTGAATCTATTTCACAGGTAATTATGGGATTGACTGCTTGGGGAATAGATCCACAAAGTCCTGAATTTACAAAGAAAAAAGGGAATGCAGTAACTGCTTTGTTGAATTATCAAGTAGAAAATGGAATGTTTAAGCATACAGATATAGCAGATCCAAACTTTGGAACTCCACAAGGATTACAAGCATTAGCAGCATTAAATGAATATATGGAAAAAGGATATTCTACTATATTCTATAAAATTGATACGGCCAAAGAGGCAAATGTAGAAGTAGAAAGTATAGAGATTGCTCCAAAATCTATAGAAATTGAAAATGGAAAAAGTATTTATTTAACTGTCAAAAATCAAGATGGTGCTTATATTTCTAAGGATCAGATATTATGGAGTGTGAGTGATCCTTCTATTGCAGAAGTAGAAGATGGAAAACTTATTACTAAAAAAGAAGGAACTGTAAATGTAAAGGCTGTATTTAAGGACCAAAAAGAAATAAATGCAATTGCAGAAGTAGTAGTAGTCAAACAAGATTTTGAAGTAGATCAAATAGATGTTCAAAAAAATGAAGACAAAGCAATTTTTTCTTTTGATATCAAAAATATATCAGATAAAAGAAAAGAAGCAGTATGTATTATAGGATTGTATGATAAAAATACTCAAAAAATTATCTATCAATCATTTGTATCCAAAGGATTGGTTCCGAATGAAAAACATACAGTACAAACAAGCTTTGTGATCCCTAAGGATGGAGAATATGAAATCAAAGCAATGATATGGAATGATTGGTTAAAAGGAAGAGCTTTAGTAGAGGCTATAGTAAAAGAAATAAAATAA
- a CDS encoding DUF4430 domain-containing protein, whose product MKKTLSFMLVLTLILSLAGIPAFAADADITMLTLDDSSDFTVVGYGDEPEEMKVVGLTSSYQKVDIENKEGIVWETSDENIVAFVKDGKEVEGKTIAGQDTVNIKLKEAGRATITATLGDKDKITPISSYIVVEEPSDNPTVEKVNVKIIGKTFGPVEVKGLTLTNDSLEEYFDDADVLKENPSALHALMKALEQEKGKEWVKNNIVVKNQGGYVEKIGTDDSSSDWSNGWQYTVNGQKQEKAASIYELHDGDNVVWEFKGWEY is encoded by the coding sequence ATGAAAAAGACATTATCATTTATGTTAGTATTAACACTTATTTTAAGCTTAGCAGGTATACCTGCTTTTGCAGCAGATGCAGACATCACAATGCTTACTCTAGATGATTCTAGTGATTTTACAGTAGTAGGATATGGTGACGAACCAGAGGAAATGAAGGTAGTAGGTCTTACAAGTAGTTATCAAAAGGTAGATATTGAAAACAAAGAAGGAATTGTTTGGGAAACTTCAGATGAAAATATAGTAGCTTTTGTTAAGGATGGAAAAGAAGTAGAAGGAAAGACTATCGCTGGACAAGATACAGTAAATATTAAATTAAAAGAAGCTGGACGAGCTACGATCACAGCTACTTTAGGTGATAAGGACAAGATTACTCCTATTAGTAGTTATATTGTAGTAGAAGAACCTAGTGATAATCCTACAGTTGAAAAAGTTAATGTAAAAATAATAGGAAAAACTTTTGGACCTGTTGAGGTAAAAGGATTAACATTAACAAATGATAGTTTAGAAGAATATTTTGATGATGCAGACGTATTAAAAGAAAATCCATCTGCATTACATGCTCTTATGAAAGCTTTAGAACAAGAAAAAGGTAAAGAATGGGTAAAAAATAATATAGTTGTAAAAAATCAAGGTGGTTATGTAGAAAAAATAGGTACAGATGATTCAAGTTCAGATTGGTCAAATGGATGGCAATACACAGTAAATGGTCAAAAACAAGAAAAAGCAGCTTCTATTTATGAATTACATGATGGAGATAATGTAGTTTGGGAATTTAAAGGCTGGGAATACTAA
- a CDS encoding PQQ-binding-like beta-propeller repeat protein — protein sequence MNRKILSILVMICMIFTMIFSSFANEIEIVKNENTKETVTNAVYEEDINKERDQKENIKNQKNVEEKIQKENINFLESTIDQKVTDKVYEDLQLVKVTPENDSTVSANTEIALFFNKPVEISNVRKKATVICYEKDESAGIAIGNPYFNQLIVSEEDPKKVVLHLYKRKTKKDYLKTGHLHGIRVWKDVIQEKKGNEKFPGIELDKWKFYVKEKSNKASKLEILDKNLKRLHVGQSISIPIKATNDEGDLLTDCKINWKIYPDDRGTIENGLLTAKSPGNITVLASVYDDPRIKDDYSLEIRENFSKTLLPIWSTSIDKKKYKGFPILGKDGSVYIVTQISRNSDNYEITAFNSDGTIKEGFKSPEIKNAIEIVEVEGVEYIFGTLENKLFAISPYTGELIWQVELDSEILTTPVINSSGIIFVGCEDSRVYGVDGKSKRFIWKFDTKNQILNDINQGYYGQMPIDEKGNVYTVAGNTLFVIQPNGELLWKFENPDPRLYFIVQPVIGHDKTVYIADEKNLYAIDPLGKIKWSKDGMYRNYDLNLNQQQMVLGEDGIYMSVAKKDYEGQEQYETFTKFDPQTGEILKEYPYPSFFGRIGKDQKLYTTKIIYDEAGEPMAYYDDYKNDIPYFSYSAFNLGEDNSIYRILNSESLAIGIEKVTLYDTKDSVIDDLKLYEENIVLYPKEEHRIKAEVLDQNKAVLYNKKIIFESNDPDVVSIEEDGMMKAKKVGEATITITIKEKPEIHKSINIKVIETPIPEKMYFVYDDVDRGNDPQNQQIVDVEKGLKGVCGEGLRSIRVFIEDQNNKFAPKQPIEWILEDSSIVSMLNYQGGSGDDKVRYNAVLTGKKIGKTILTAKLVDHPEITCSIPIEIEATPYEIKWEVPLQGHWWEKRAYHVMGKEDEIFYVNENRLLAVNKHTGNSLWISEIGAYLGINLGHPKIDTNGDIYLYGKDSTAFIKVNPKNGEIIWKKVEGNDGIKSFEIGEDGVYALTQRGKLYHLNKDGEFLWETPLEVGQNSSILLSESGVLYLSMNEKVFVLQNEKKLNNIYTGEGELSIEDITSNENIILQQKKGEKYNLLSIDQKGNCKWTYEGIDGKVELSCDDQGSVYAVEKKQDDFLRDIHIYFLNSDGTERVKKALDKVGRPDGVYKPLIGSDGRVYISLVRLYVVDPQTGEKQWQVSLKDAFSHQAPDTITVDEDEIIYVTAGERGLVAIKGKEISNKGISLNIIGGNKVYLGSFQDISLEIKNNLKENKNIILKISLYDEEKEIQNTSFKDHMNAKETKSYDCGIHIPEEGNYKMTIKVIDQESKNVLIQKNIKVKK from the coding sequence TTGAATAGAAAAATTTTAAGTATTTTGGTAATGATCTGTATGATTTTTACTATGATATTTTCTTCTTTTGCAAATGAAATAGAAATAGTAAAGAATGAAAATACAAAAGAAACAGTAACCAATGCAGTGTATGAAGAAGATATCAACAAAGAAAGAGATCAAAAAGAAAATATAAAAAATCAAAAAAATGTAGAAGAAAAAATACAAAAGGAAAATATAAATTTCCTTGAGAGTACTATAGATCAAAAGGTTACAGATAAGGTGTATGAAGATTTACAGCTTGTAAAAGTCACTCCAGAAAATGATTCTACTGTATCAGCAAATACAGAAATAGCATTATTTTTTAATAAGCCTGTAGAAATTAGTAATGTTAGGAAAAAAGCTACTGTAATTTGCTATGAAAAGGATGAAAGTGCAGGAATAGCTATAGGAAATCCTTATTTTAATCAATTAATTGTAAGTGAAGAAGATCCTAAAAAGGTAGTTCTTCATTTATATAAAAGAAAAACAAAGAAAGATTATTTAAAAACTGGACATCTTCATGGGATTAGAGTATGGAAAGATGTCATTCAAGAAAAAAAAGGAAATGAAAAATTTCCAGGAATAGAATTGGATAAATGGAAGTTTTATGTAAAAGAAAAATCCAATAAAGCAAGTAAATTAGAAATATTAGATAAAAATTTAAAAAGACTTCATGTAGGTCAATCCATATCTATACCTATAAAAGCTACAAATGATGAAGGTGATTTGCTAACAGATTGTAAAATAAATTGGAAAATATATCCTGATGATAGAGGAACGATTGAAAATGGTTTGCTGACAGCAAAAAGTCCAGGAAATATTACAGTTTTAGCATCTGTATATGATGATCCTAGGATTAAGGATGATTATTCACTAGAAATAAGAGAAAATTTTTCAAAAACACTTCTGCCTATATGGAGTACTTCAATTGATAAAAAGAAATACAAGGGATTTCCTATATTAGGAAAAGATGGATCTGTGTATATTGTTACTCAGATATCAAGAAATTCAGATAATTATGAAATTACAGCTTTCAATTCAGATGGAACTATAAAGGAAGGTTTCAAAAGTCCAGAAATAAAGAATGCCATAGAAATAGTAGAAGTAGAAGGTGTTGAATATATTTTTGGAACCTTAGAAAATAAATTATTTGCTATAAGTCCATATACAGGAGAACTTATATGGCAGGTAGAGTTAGATTCAGAAATTTTGACAACTCCTGTTATCAATTCTTCTGGAATCATATTTGTAGGATGTGAGGATTCTAGAGTATATGGAGTAGATGGAAAAAGTAAAAGATTCATATGGAAATTTGATACAAAAAACCAAATTTTAAATGATATAAATCAAGGATACTATGGTCAAATGCCTATAGATGAAAAAGGAAATGTATATACAGTAGCAGGAAATACTTTATTTGTCATACAACCAAATGGAGAGCTTTTGTGGAAATTTGAAAATCCAGATCCTAGACTATATTTTATTGTTCAACCTGTCATAGGGCATGACAAAACTGTATATATTGCAGATGAAAAAAATTTATATGCAATTGATCCATTAGGAAAAATCAAATGGTCAAAGGATGGTATGTATAGAAACTATGACCTAAACTTGAATCAACAACAAATGGTATTAGGAGAAGATGGCATTTATATGAGTGTAGCCAAGAAGGATTATGAAGGGCAGGAACAATATGAAACCTTTACAAAATTTGATCCTCAAACAGGAGAGATATTAAAGGAATATCCTTATCCTTCTTTTTTTGGAAGAATAGGAAAAGATCAAAAGCTTTATACAACTAAAATCATATATGATGAAGCTGGAGAGCCTATGGCTTATTATGATGATTACAAAAATGACATACCATATTTTTCATATTCTGCATTTAATTTAGGAGAAGACAATAGCATCTATAGGATATTAAATAGCGAATCTTTGGCAATAGGAATAGAAAAAGTAACACTTTATGATACAAAAGATTCAGTGATAGATGATTTGAAATTATATGAAGAAAATATAGTCCTCTATCCAAAGGAAGAACATAGAATCAAAGCAGAAGTACTAGATCAAAATAAAGCTGTACTATACAATAAAAAAATTATTTTTGAAAGTAATGATCCTGATGTAGTGTCTATTGAAGAAGATGGAATGATGAAAGCAAAAAAAGTAGGAGAAGCAACAATTACAATCACTATAAAAGAAAAACCAGAAATTCACAAAAGTATAAATATAAAAGTTATTGAAACACCTATTCCAGAAAAAATGTATTTTGTATATGATGATGTGGATAGAGGAAATGACCCTCAAAATCAACAAATTGTAGATGTAGAAAAAGGTTTAAAAGGAGTTTGTGGGGAAGGGTTAAGATCAATCAGAGTTTTTATAGAAGATCAAAATAATAAATTTGCACCCAAACAACCTATAGAATGGATTTTAGAAGATAGTAGTATTGTATCTATGCTCAATTATCAAGGTGGTAGTGGAGATGATAAAGTTCGATACAATGCAGTGTTGACAGGAAAGAAAATAGGAAAAACCATATTGACAGCAAAGCTTGTAGATCATCCTGAAATCACTTGTAGCATTCCTATAGAAATTGAAGCTACACCTTATGAAATCAAATGGGAGGTACCCCTTCAAGGTCATTGGTGGGAAAAAAGAGCATATCATGTGATGGGCAAAGAGGATGAAATTTTTTATGTCAATGAAAATAGACTCTTGGCAGTCAATAAACATACAGGGAATTCATTGTGGATTTCTGAAATAGGAGCTTATTTGGGAATCAATCTAGGTCATCCTAAAATAGATACAAATGGAGATATTTATTTGTATGGAAAAGATAGCACAGCTTTTATAAAAGTAAATCCAAAAAATGGAGAAATCATATGGAAAAAAGTAGAAGGAAATGATGGAATCAAATCTTTTGAAATAGGAGAAGATGGAGTTTATGCTTTAACTCAAAGAGGAAAGCTTTATCATTTAAATAAAGATGGAGAATTTTTATGGGAGACTCCTTTAGAGGTAGGACAAAACAGTAGTATTCTTTTATCTGAAAGTGGAGTTTTGTATTTATCTATGAATGAAAAGGTTTTTGTTCTTCAAAATGAAAAAAAACTTAATAATATCTATACAGGAGAAGGAGAATTATCTATAGAAGACATTACATCAAATGAAAACATTATATTGCAACAAAAAAAGGGAGAAAAATATAATTTACTTTCTATTGATCAAAAAGGAAATTGCAAATGGACATATGAAGGAATAGATGGAAAAGTAGAATTAAGCTGTGATGATCAAGGATCTGTATATGCGGTAGAGAAAAAACAGGATGATTTTTTAAGAGATATACATATTTACTTTTTAAATTCAGATGGCACGGAAAGAGTAAAAAAAGCTTTAGACAAGGTAGGAAGACCAGATGGGGTATACAAGCCTTTGATCGGAAGTGATGGAAGAGTATATATATCTTTAGTTCGGTTGTATGTAGTAGATCCTCAAACGGGAGAAAAACAATGGCAAGTATCTTTAAAGGATGCATTTTCTCATCAAGCTCCAGATACTATTACGGTAGATGAAGATGAAATCATTTATGTGACAGCAGGAGAGAGAGGATTGGTTGCAATAAAAGGAAAAGAAATATCCAATAAAGGTATTAGCTTAAATATTATTGGAGGAAATAAAGTTTATTTAGGAAGTTTTCAAGATATAAGCCTTGAGATAAAAAACAATTTAAAAGAAAATAAAAATATTATTTTAAAAATAAGCTTGTATGATGAAGAAAAAGAAATACAAAATACTTCCTTTAAAGATCATATGAATGCTAAAGAAACAAAATCTTATGATTGTGGAATCCATATTCCAGAGGAAGGAAATTATAAAATGACTATAAAAGTCATAGACCAAGAATCAAAAAATGTACTGATTCAAAAAAATATTAAAGTAAAAAAATAG